The Sulfurimonas sp. genome includes the window TACCAGCATATCCTCCACTTAGATACTTATCACTACTAAGTGGGCTCAAAGCAAGTTCATTTAAATTTGGTTTTGAATATTCTCTTGAATCTGATCCATCATCTGAAAAAATAGAATATGCAATTTTTCCATTTGCCCCTATTGCAGCACCAGAGGCACCAAAGACAATTTGCCATCGCTTCTTATACCAATCATTTGCACCAGCACTATTATCACCATATTTATCATCAACCATAGCTAGATGCTGAGTGTACCTGATATGAGAAACAACTTGTATAGCAGCTTCTCTAAGTTTTGTAGATTTCATTTGTGGAGATATTACTGCAGCTAAAACACCTATTACTATTAGTACAAAAATTAACTCTAACATTGTAAATGCTTTTTTCACAGTAAACTCCAAAAAATATAATTCTTTTTAAAGTATAACAAAAAAAGTTTAATAATAGAACCTTTGTGCTATTTTATACTTCTTCTGCTTCTTGTACATCATAAAAAATATCATCCATTGGATGTCTATACATTGGCATTGCAAGTCTTTTTTCATCTAATATATGTCCAATAAAACCAATACTTCTTCCTACTATAAAAAATGAATTTAATGTACCTGATTCTACAAATTCATCTATTTCAAACTCTGGATAGTTTAATGCTCTCCACATATCAACCATTAATATTCCGATTGTCCCATCTACATTAAGAATTAAATTCTCTTTTTTTGATGTTGTTAATTGCTCAACTGTTAATGCATAATCCAACAACGGGGTAGAAGGAAAATAGTCTTTTGCAAATTTTTTCAAGCCTTCAACTCTTAAATCTGGATTTTTAAGAGATTTTATTCTATGACCGATTCCTGGAATTGGAACTCCTTCTTTTTTCATATAGTTTAAAAATTCGGCAGGTGAAAGGTTATTATCATCAGCATGTTTAAAATATTTAGCAGCTCCATCTATCGCTCCACCAAATCTAGGACCGATTGTTAATAAACCTGTAACTAATGACTCAACAACTGACTTTCCAGCTCTTGCTGTAACTTTTGCATTATGTGCACCTGAAACTGCTGGACCATGGTCAGCAACAGTTTTCATAACCGTTTCTATAAACTGAGTTGCCCATGTTGGGTACTGTTTTTTAAACCATAAAAGTGAAATAACATCACCTATACCTTTGCCAGTTTCTGGAGTAGCAACACTTGATATTGGGAAACCTGCGTAAGTACACTCATCTCCTCTATCATCAGAAATAGTACAAATAAACTCCTTACTTCTTCGTGTTTTTGGAATTGTTTTTAGTTCTTGTTCAACAATTTCTTCTATCGTACCATTTGCCTTTAACTCTTCATAAACTTTGTTTATCATTGCTGGTAAATCATTAAATGATTTAGGAACATAGATGCCAACTTCTGCCATTGCTTTATTTTTTGTAGCAGCAGTTTCTGCATCTGCATTTGCACTAGCTCCTGCATGACCGAACTGAACACCACTACTAAAATGTTTAGCAATAGTACCAATGCACCAACCTATCATAGGTTTTTTAATTCGTCCATCTTTGATAGCTTCTATTATTTTATATTCTTCAGTTCCACCAACTTCTCCAAGAAGTACTGTATATTTAACTTCAGGATTTTTCTCCATTCTTAGCAAGTTGTCTATAAAAACTGAACCAACAAATCTATCACCACCAATTGCAACACCTTCAGCAATTCCATCAGCATTGATACTAATAATATTTCCAAGTTCATTAAATAAACCACCAGAACGAGTTACTAGTCCACATGATCCTGCACGATGTAGTTTTGAATTAATAATATTCTCAATTGTCCCACCAATATTTGCTATTTTGAATGCACCAGGAGATATCGCACCAACTGTTGCTGGTCCAATTACATTCACACCTTGTGTTCTTGCTCTATTGTTCATCTTTCTTGCTAGTCGTTCTGGTATTCCCTCTGCTGTAATCATAATAGTAGAAAATCCACCTATATCCATAGCATCCATCGTCACATCATAAGCCGTTCTAAAAGAACCAAAATTTAAAAGAACATCTGCACTAGGATATGTATTTTTCGCATCTGCAGTTGTTTTAAAAAGAGGAATCATAACTTCATCAGAACCCATAAAAAATCTCTCAAATTTATTGGCACTTGTTGGAGCAACTATTGCTGCAACAGATGGTGTTTGTCTGTTAATTGTGTAATCATAATCTAGCATTCTTTGTATTGCCGTTTTATTGTTATTGAAAAAAATTGCTTGTGTTTCTTTTGTAAATAATTGTGTCATCTTAATCCTCCTACTTCTCTAATGCCATTCTAACAATGTCAGTAACATGTGTTTGTGGTCCATAAACTTCTATGTTTAAACCTAGTCTATCTGCTGCTTCTTTAATATTTTTAAGACCTATCTCATAATTTGGTCCACCTCGACGAACATATATTTTTGTATTATGTTCTTTCATTCTTTCATGATTTTCTTCAAATGATTGAATAATACCTGTAAAAGTTTTTGCAACATCAGTAAAGTTTGCTATAGCTCCACCAATAATTAAAATCTTATCTTGCCCTTGTGGATCTTTGTGTCTAGTCATTAAATCAATAACAGTATCAGCATAAAATTTTGTTTCACTAGTTGTTGGTCCACCAGAATACTCTCCATAATTGGCTAAATCTGCAACACTTCCGCCATTTGCTTCTGCAAAGTCTGCAATAGTATCAGCATAAACAACAGATGCTCCACCACCAGCAACCATAGTCCAAACTCTACCCATAGGATTTAAAATAGTAAGCTTTAATGAAGCTCCTGATTTACTATCTGCCACCGCAATAGCTTTTTCTTCTACTGTTTGGTCTTCCATACCAAATGGAGTTGGGTACTCAATATCTCCCCAAGCATCTTTCATCATAAAACCTGCAGTATCATCAAGTTTGGAAACTAAGTCAAGGATTGCAGTATTATTATCTTTTAACATTACTATTGGATTTATTTCCAAATAAGCAAAATTCATATCTCTATAAAAATGAAAAAATGAAATAGCAAATGCTGTAAAACAGTCTTTAGAATTAGGAGGAATTTCAGACGGAATATTTGCTTTAATAGCATGTTCCATATCTGCATCACTCATATCAATAGGAATAATAACTTGATTTACTTTATCGTCCCAGCCATCTTCAACTTCCATACCACCTTCAGCTGACATATATAAAACATCATCTTCATCTACACAAGTTGCACAAATATAGTACTCTTGTTCTTGAGTGTGGGGAATAAATGGCTCTACTATAAAGTGAGTAAGAGTTCCATGTTGTCCTGTAAGAAGAGTAGTCGTATGTGATATTTTTTCATCTATCCATGTAGCTGCTACTGCTAAAGTAACATCACCAACTTTCTTATCTTTAAAAAGAACTAAGTCATTTTTACCTCTTTTTCCAAAAAGCATATCTGGTTTTGCTACTAAAGTTTCTTGTTTTAACCACTCAAAACCATGTTCTTCAGCTTTTGCTAAAAGTTCTTTTCCACTAGAAACTAAAACTGATTTAAATCCATAATGGAAACCACTAAAATACTTTTCCCATTGTTTAGAAAAAAGTGCTTTACCGTCATATTCGCGTATCGCTTTTTGAGCCATTTGAAACTCCCTCTTTTTTTATATTTGTAATAATTTTATCACATATTATAAAATAAAGTTACTTTATAGGAATTTAATTTAATTAAGTTTAATCAGAGTTACTTTTCGAAACATTAGCCTTATATATAAGCTTATTTTTGTAACTTATTGTTACATTACTCTTTTTATTATCTTTTATTCTATTTTCAAAAAGTTTATAGTCGTTACAATTAGTTACACCATAGAATCTTAATCTACTTGATATTTTTTTATTTGCAGAAATACAGTTTATTCCTTTAGCTTTTAATATCTCTGCTAATTCTTTTGCAATATGCATATTGTAAGCAAAATGTTGTTGTGGTTTTTCTAAGACCAAATATAGCTCTTTATTAAAAAAAACTACTAATGAATTTGATACTAATAATATTAGTGAAACAACAAAAGCAAGTTTGTACTTAGTTCTAAAAACTCTTAACCTAACTCTATAAGAATGATAAAATGTTTGTCCAGCTAATGGAAGTGCAATTATTAAATATGGAGCAAAATGCTCTAGTTCTATTCTTTGTCTAAAAGATAGTAAAAGAGATATTATAAAAGCTATTGAAGAGATAAACCATAGCATATCTATCTCTTTTGTTAAATATTTTCTATATAAAATATAAAAGATATATATAAATATTATCGGTGTAAATATAGCTGCATAAACTGCAATAGAATCTAAAAAATGACCTTTTGCTACACCTCTTGCCTCAACTCCATAAATAAATATAGATGTGAAAAATGCAAATATATTAAATAAGAAAAATTGTTTTTGTGAAGTATATATAGAATAAACTGCTAATGATAAGAATAAATATAAAAATCCTCCATCAATAACTGCATAAGTACTCAGTATGATGTAGATACATGTTTTTGAAAAATGCTCATACGCGTACACAAAAAGTAGTAAACCAAATATCAACAATCCAGCACCATCTACAATAATAGCAGAACTTATAACCCCTGGAAGAAGAACAAAGACTAAAACTAGCCATAGTCTGCTTCTATCATCTTTTAAATATTTATTTGATATTTCATATAAGAGAAAAGCACTTAATATATGTAACACAATCATAGGAAATCTTAAAGCAAAATCATTTTGTCCAAAAAGTTGTATGGAAGATTTTATAATAAATTGTAAAAAAGAAAAATCACCATATAAAATAATAGATTCATTATATGAAATGGATAAAGATGAAGTTTGTGACAAAAGGACTAATGCATCTATTCCTAATATTAAGAATAAGATGTATCTATACCTCATAATTTTAAAAAATTTCCTATTATTTCATGACCGTACTCACTCATAATTGACTCTGGATGAAACTGTACGCCATATATATCTTTATCTTTTATTTTTATTGCCATTATTTCATTATCATCTTCACTATAAATAATTGGTTCTATCTTGTTTGGAAGTGACTCTTTATCTACTATGAGGGAATGGTATCTTGTTGCTACGAACTTTTGTGGTAAATTTTTAAAAATTTTGCATTGACTAACTATATTCATAGTTGATGTTTTACCATGCATCATATTTGTAGCACGAATGACATCTCCACCAAAAACCTGAGCAATACTTTGATGTCCCAAACAAATCCCAAGAATTGGTAATTTATCTTTAAAATAATCAATAACTTCTAATGTAATACCTGCTTCATCAGGAGATGCCGGACCAGGCGATATTATAATCTTTTGTGGAGAAAGTTTTTCAATCTCTTGAACACTCATTTCATCATTTCTTATTATTTTTAAATCAGCACCTAATTCTCTGCAATATTGAACTATATTATAAGTAAAACTATCATAATTATCTATCATTAAAATCATATTTTATCCATTAGCGCTTTTTTGATAAAAATAGTTTGTAGCTTCTACAAAGCCATCTACGCTACCACAATCAAATCTTTTACCTTTAAATTTATAAGCAATAACATTACCTTGCTTTGCTTGTGTAAGAAGTGCATCTGTGATTTGTATCTCTCCACCACGACCAGCTTTTGTTTCTTTTAAAATTTCAAAAATATCAGGAGTCAGTATATACCTTCCTATAATCGCTAAGTTAGATGGAGCATCCTTTGGCTCTGGTTTTTCTACCATATCACTAACTCTGATTATATTATCTTCTATAAATTCTCCAGCAATCACGCCATATTTATTTGAGTCATGAGTTGGAATTTCTTCAACTGCCACAATACTACACTTATATTTTTCATATAGTTTAAGCATTTGACTAAGCACTGATTCGCCACCTTCATTGTCACATAAATCATCTGCTAATATAACAGCAAATGGCTCATTCCCTATAAGAGTTTCACCACAAGCAATTGCGTGACCCAAACCTTTCATCTCTATCTGTCTAGTATATGAAAAAGTACAATTTGTAATTACATCACGAATCTCTGTCAAATAATGTTCTTTTGGTGTTCCCTTTATTTGGTGTTCAAGTTCATAAGATATGTCAAAATGATCTTCAATAGCTCTTTTCCCACGCCCTGTCACAATTGCCATTGTTTCAATATCTGCGCTAATCGCCTCTTCTACACCATACTGAAGTAGTGGCTTTGTTAAAACAGGTAGCATCTCTTTTGGTATAGCTTTTGTTGCAGGTAAAAATCTTGTTCCATATCCAGCTGCCGGGAAGAGACATTTTTTTATTATTATATTATTTGACATTTCAAACCTTGTAAAATTTTAAAGTATGAGTATATCTTTTTTGCTCTTTTATTTTACTTATTATCATTTTTTAGATTATCTCCGCTACCTAAAAGCACAGCTATCCATTTTGTATTTTCTTTTTCATAAAAAATTATTTTCATCATAATTGTTAACGGAATAGAAAGCAACATTCCAACAATCCCAAGTAACCAACCCCAAAATAGTAAAGACAAAAATACAACTAAAGTAGAAAGACCAAGTCCTTTACCCATTATTTTTGGCTCTATTACAGACCCGATTATTATATTAACACCTACATAAATTCCACTAACTATTAACGCACTAATAGAGCCTAGTTGAACTAAAGTAAGTAAAACTGCTGGAACAGCAGCAATTATAGAACCAATATTAGGAATAAAGTTCAACATGAAAGCTAATACTGCCCAAAGAAATGCATAATCTGTACCAATAATATAAAGAGAAATCCAAATTATTAAACCTGTAAATAATGATATAACAGTTTTTAAAACCATATAACTTTTTATTTTATTTGTAATTTCTTTTATATTATTAATAACCATAGTGTTTTTTGTTATTGATAAAATTTTACCTATAAAATTTTGAGATTCTAAAAGCATAAAAACTACGCTTAAAAGTATCACAAATCCATTTGTAAATAATGAACCAATACTTTGAATAATTGTGCTTGAAAATTGCATGATTTGTTTTGTATTTATAATATTAGATATTTCAGCTTCTGGTATTTCAATACCATATTTGGTAGTAACTTCTACAAACTGATGAAGAACTGCTGATAATTGTTGCTCATAAAAAGAAATATTAGCACTAAACTCTTGAGCAGAATTTCCTATCAATTTTGCAACAGAAATTAAAAATATTAAAAATAAACCAATAACTATTGTTAAAGAAATAATGCTAGGTAAACCTTTTTTATTTATATATGCATATAAAGGTGAGAGAATAATTGCAATAAATAAAGAAAGCAAAAAAGGCACAATGATTGCAGATGCACTCTTAATTCCTGCTAATACTATAATAATACTGGCAAATACAATAAAAAAATACCCTATATTTCGCTCTTGCATCTATGTATCCTTTTATTAATTTTGTATTTCTTTTTGATTTGTGATTTGTTGTAAATAATTTGAAATATTTATGAGTGAAAAAGTAACTAAAAAAATCATCAGCCCTGGGAAAAAACTAACCCACCAAGCTATTTCAATAACTTCTTTCCCACCACTTAAAATTGTACCCCAACTCATTTGTGGAGCGACTATACCAAGTCCTAAAAAACTAAGTCCTGATTCTGCAAGTATCGCACCACCAACTCCAAAAGTAAAACTAACAAAATATATAGGAGCCAAAATAGGTGCATAATATTTAAGTAGTATTTTTATTTTACTTACTTGCCCGATATTTAATATTTTAATATATGGCTGAGAAGTAACTCTAAAACTTTCAGAACGGATTAGTCTTGCCGTAGTCATCCAACCCGTTATGGAAATAATAATTATTAAAACCCATGCTGATGCATTTACATAACTTACAAGTGCTAATAATAAAAAGAATGTTGGGAATGTTAAAAATAAATCAACAATTATAATAAATACTTTATCTACATTTCCTCTAAAATAACCTGCGGCTGAGCCTAAAATAAGACCAATCACTGATGATATAAAAGCACTTCCAACTCCAATAATTAAAGATACTTTTCCACCTTCAATCAATCTGGCTAATATATCTCGTCCTAATCTGTCTGTGCCAAGAAGGTGTTCTAAAGAAGGAGAAATTAGTATAGAAGCACTATCTAACGAATAAGCATCTATACTATAAAACAAAGAGCCTAAAAATGAGAATAAAAAAATACTTATTAATATAGCTATACTGATTTTTGGTATTTGTTTTATGTTTTTATTCCCAATAATGTTTGCATCATTTGATCTATTGTTGTTATGATTTTTGCTGCTGCACCATAAGCAGTTTGATATTTAATCAAGTTTGCCATTTCTTCATCAAGACCAACTTTTGAAACTGAAAAATATTCTAATTCTATGGCAGTAAATTGAGTCGAGATTGTTTCATTTTTTAATATAGCAGCCTTTGTTTGCGTACCAACATCTGTTGCAATAATATCAAACATTGCGTATACCTTCTCATTATATGTATTCGCTCCTATTTTAAAATTATACTTTTCATATTGATGTTGAACCATGCTTAATGCTACTTTATTATCACCTGCTAAAGGTGTTGCTCCTGCAGATATAAGAGTAGGATTATTTTTTATGTTGCTACTTAACTTGATACTTTTCGCATCATTTCCATCAAAGTATCTGCTCATACCAAGAGCACCAGCGAAATTAGTTCCAGATGAATAAGAGTCAGTTTTTAAAGTATCTTCTAACGAAAAGGTATAACCTTGAGATTTAGCAAGTGCATCCAATTCAAATTCTAATGCCTTCTCACCACTTGCATAAGTAGCCCAATTGAATCTGATAAAATCATCTACATCATTATTCGCATTTCCATCACTATTATCATCTCCCTGTGATTCTATTTGTCCTTGGATAGAGTTAGAACCAACAATCCCTGTCATTGAGGTTGCTACATCAATTTTAATACTTCTTCTTGCTACGATTTTACCATCTATATCGTATATAACAATACTAAAAGATCCAGGATTAACATTGTATGATGAATTAACTATAGAGTTAATTGGATTTAAGCTTAAAGTATTTGACTCCATCTTAGTGGTAGCACTTCTCGCATAAATATTATTAGTGGACTCTATCAAACCTCTTGCAAAAGCATTTAGCTGAGTGACAACATTTTGAACTATTCCATCTGTTGGCATTCCACTTGTTGTGTCTAGTCCTGCTCCACGCAAATTTAATATAGAACCAACAACACCGCCAGAAATATTTTCTGTCATCGGTATAAGTACTCCATCTTGTCTCTCATACGAAACTACATAAAAACCACTTTCATTATTTTTATTATCAATATGAATCGGATGGTACGAATTTCCATCAACTATATTAAAACCATTTACATTAATGGTATAACTTCCTGTTTTAATATTGGCAGAACTATCTATTTGAATATTAGACTTTATGCTACTAGAATTTGTCACTGCTCCTATAAGTCTCGATAAACTTCTCTCTAAAACATTTCTTTTATCTCTTAAATCATTTGCTGTATAAGTTTTCCCAGCTTCAGCATTTTCTATTGATTTATTAATCCCTGCAAGTTCTTTGGCTATTGCATTAACTTCATTTATATTCACTGCCAATTGGTCATTTAATCTTAATTGTAAACCTTTAACTTTGCTTTGTGTATATGCTATATGTTTTGTCAATGTATTTGTTTGAGTTGCTAGTGCTAATTTAATAGCATCATTATCTGGATTATCTGCAAATGTTTGCCACATTTTATAGTATTCTGCTAAATCTGCTTTAATACCAACACCATCTATTTCTGGAAAATATGTTGAAAGTTCTTCTAAAGTTTTTTTTTCAAAATCACTATATTCTTTATCTGAAGATGCATCTGTATATTTGTCAAATACAAAATTATCAAATATCCTCTTTATGTTCATAATAGTAGCACCATTTCCTACATTTCCAGGAGCTGCTTGTAAAGGTGTTGATGATGCTTGAACTACTCTTTGTCTTGTGTAGCCCTCTGTCTCTGCATTTGAAATGTTGTGTCCAGTTGTATTTATACCATTTTGAGCTACATTTAAACCTGAGTAACCAATATGAAGCGCATTAAATATGGAAGCCATCTTACACTCTAACTTCCAAAATAGAAGAGTTCTTAGATGCTACTTTTTTATACCCTTGCATTTCGATAGGAACAACCTTTTCTAAAAAACTGTTATATAGATTGCTTACAACCAAAACTAATCTAGCATAATGCTTATTTGCATCTCTTAGCTTATTTAGTTCTACTTTTAAATCATCAAGCAGCAAATGTTGTTCTTCGCTTAGTAATTTTGGTAAATCCATATCAGGATTTTGTGTCATCAATGATGATATTTCATGGTCAATCATCGCTTTTTTAGCCTCAAAACCTTTAAGTTTCTCTTCTTTAAGTGATAATCTATCAAATTGAGGATCATTTTTGGCCTCTTTTATATCTTCTATATCAGACTCTGTAATTTTAATTAAGTCCCGTAAATCTTTTAGGGCACTTTGTAAATGGTGCGACAACATCTTAAACCTCTATCTTAACTTTAAACCTATAACAACTCTTCGGCTATCTTTTGCGAAAGAGCTTCTAGGTTAATTTTATACTCACCAGATTCAAGAGCTTCTTTAATTCTCTCTACCTTGCTTGTATCACCTTGTTTTGATATATTTGCTTGTGCCTTATCAGTCTCTTTGGATTCTCCAAAGTTACTAGTATAAGCACTGCGAACCGCTGAACTATTCAGTTGCGAAATCATAATCTTTCCTTCTTATATCAATATAAACTTTCTAATATACAGCTATATCGACAAATAGATAAAAAACTTCAATTTTTTCTAGATAAAAAATCATACAACATTTCGGAAAAACCGAAGCTACCAGCACTTGCTTTTGCTAACTCTTCTCTGTACATTGACTTATATATTTTATCGCCTGGGTCATTTTGTTCTGAGAAAATATTTTTCTCATCTTTCATTGCATTATCCATAAGCATCTTAATTATTATAGACTCAAATGCGTCTGTTTGCTCTTTTAATTTTGCAGCATCTATATTTGAATCGATTTTTGGTATTGCTGAATTTTGTGTCATCAATTTTGCTTGCATATTAATAGAGTTAGTTCCGTACATCATCTCCTCCTTACATTATTTTTAATTCTGCTGCTATGCTACCAGCACTTTTCATCGCTTCTAAAATAGCTATAATATCTTTAGGAGTAGCTCCTAATTTTTGAAGAGAACGAACTATGTTTGCAACAGTTGTTGTTCCTATTTTTGTATAAATCTCATTTTGATTTAACCCAATAACCAAATCTTGATCAACAACCATTGAACCTTCTGGTTGCACAACAGTATCTTGTGCTACTATCTTAATAGTTATATCACCATGAGTTAAAATTATTGGTTTTACTTCTATATCTACACCAGCGATAATTGTTCCAGTTCTTTCATTTATGATAATTCTACTCTTTGGAGTGTAAACCATATCTATATCTTGAATCTCTGCTAAAAACTCTATCATGCTTTTGTTTTTAGGCCTTTTAAGCCTAATAGTTCGAGGATCCATTGCAACAGCAACCT containing:
- a CDS encoding ATP citrate lyase citrate-binding domain-containing protein, with translation MAQKAIREYDGKALFSKQWEKYFSGFHYGFKSVLVSSGKELLAKAEEHGFEWLKQETLVAKPDMLFGKRGKNDLVLFKDKKVGDVTLAVAATWIDEKISHTTTLLTGQHGTLTHFIVEPFIPHTQEQEYYICATCVDEDDVLYMSAEGGMEVEDGWDDKVNQVIIPIDMSDADMEHAIKANIPSEIPPNSKDCFTAFAISFFHFYRDMNFAYLEINPIVMLKDNNTAILDLVSKLDDTAGFMMKDAWGDIEYPTPFGMEDQTVEEKAIAVADSKSGASLKLTILNPMGRVWTMVAGGGASVVYADTIADFAEANGGSVADLANYGEYSGGPTTSETKFYADTVIDLMTRHKDPQGQDKILIIGGAIANFTDVAKTFTGIIQSFEENHERMKEHNTKIYVRRGGPNYEIGLKNIKEAADRLGLNIEVYGPQTHVTDIVRMALEK
- a CDS encoding flagellar biosynthesis anti-sigma factor FlgM, whose product is MISQLNSSAVRSAYTSNFGESKETDKAQANISKQGDTSKVERIKEALESGEYKINLEALSQKIAEELL
- a CDS encoding aminodeoxychorismate/anthranilate synthase component II, with the translated sequence MILMIDNYDSFTYNIVQYCRELGADLKIIRNDEMSVQEIEKLSPQKIIISPGPASPDEAGITLEVIDYFKDKLPILGICLGHQSIAQVFGGDVIRATNMMHGKTSTMNIVSQCKIFKNLPQKFVATRYHSLIVDKESLPNKIEPIIYSEDDNEIMAIKIKDKDIYGVQFHPESIMSEYGHEIIGNFLKL
- a CDS encoding rod-binding protein gives rise to the protein MYGTNSINMQAKLMTQNSAIPKIDSNIDAAKLKEQTDAFESIIIKMLMDNAMKDEKNIFSEQNDPGDKIYKSMYREELAKASAGSFGFSEMLYDFLSRKN
- a CDS encoding AI-2E family transporter codes for the protein MQERNIGYFFIVFASIIIVLAGIKSASAIIVPFLLSLFIAIILSPLYAYINKKGLPSIISLTIVIGLFLIFLISVAKLIGNSAQEFSANISFYEQQLSAVLHQFVEVTTKYGIEIPEAEISNIINTKQIMQFSSTIIQSIGSLFTNGFVILLSVVFMLLESQNFIGKILSITKNTMVINNIKEITNKIKSYMVLKTVISLFTGLIIWISLYIIGTDYAFLWAVLAFMLNFIPNIGSIIAAVPAVLLTLVQLGSISALIVSGIYVGVNIIIGSVIEPKIMGKGLGLSTLVVFLSLLFWGWLLGIVGMLLSIPLTIMMKIIFYEKENTKWIAVLLGSGDNLKNDNK
- the flgK gene encoding flagellar hook-associated protein FlgK — its product is MASIFNALHIGYSGLNVAQNGINTTGHNISNAETEGYTRQRVVQASSTPLQAAPGNVGNGATIMNIKRIFDNFVFDKYTDASSDKEYSDFEKKTLEELSTYFPEIDGVGIKADLAEYYKMWQTFADNPDNDAIKLALATQTNTLTKHIAYTQSKVKGLQLRLNDQLAVNINEVNAIAKELAGINKSIENAEAGKTYTANDLRDKRNVLERSLSRLIGAVTNSSSIKSNIQIDSSANIKTGSYTINVNGFNIVDGNSYHPIHIDNKNNESGFYVVSYERQDGVLIPMTENISGGVVGSILNLRGAGLDTTSGMPTDGIVQNVVTQLNAFARGLIESTNNIYARSATTKMESNTLSLNPINSIVNSSYNVNPGSFSIVIYDIDGKIVARRSIKIDVATSMTGIVGSNSIQGQIESQGDDNSDGNANNDVDDFIRFNWATYASGEKALEFELDALAKSQGYTFSLEDTLKTDSYSSGTNFAGALGMSRYFDGNDAKSIKLSSNIKNNPTLISAGATPLAGDNKVALSMVQHQYEKYNFKIGANTYNEKVYAMFDIIATDVGTQTKAAILKNETISTQFTAIELEYFSVSKVGLDEEMANLIKYQTAYGAAAKIITTIDQMMQTLLGIKT
- a CDS encoding ABC transporter permease; this translates as MPKISIAILISIFLFSFLGSLFYSIDAYSLDSASILISPSLEHLLGTDRLGRDILARLIEGGKVSLIIGVGSAFISSVIGLILGSAAGYFRGNVDKVFIIIVDLFLTFPTFFLLLALVSYVNASAWVLIIIISITGWMTTARLIRSESFRVTSQPYIKILNIGQVSKIKILLKYYAPILAPIYFVSFTFGVGGAILAESGLSFLGLGIVAPQMSWGTILSGGKEVIEIAWWVSFFPGLMIFLVTFSLINISNYLQQITNQKEIQN
- the galU gene encoding UTP--glucose-1-phosphate uridylyltransferase GalU, producing the protein MSNNIIIKKCLFPAAGYGTRFLPATKAIPKEMLPVLTKPLLQYGVEEAISADIETMAIVTGRGKRAIEDHFDISYELEHQIKGTPKEHYLTEIRDVITNCTFSYTRQIEMKGLGHAIACGETLIGNEPFAVILADDLCDNEGGESVLSQMLKLYEKYKCSIVAVEEIPTHDSNKYGVIAGEFIEDNIIRVSDMVEKPEPKDAPSNLAIIGRYILTPDIFEILKETKAGRGGEIQITDALLTQAKQGNVIAYKFKGKRFDCGSVDGFVEATNYFYQKSANG
- a CDS encoding citrate/2-methylcitrate synthase, whose amino-acid sequence is MTQLFTKETQAIFFNNNKTAIQRMLDYDYTINRQTPSVAAIVAPTSANKFERFFMGSDEVMIPLFKTTADAKNTYPSADVLLNFGSFRTAYDVTMDAMDIGGFSTIMITAEGIPERLARKMNNRARTQGVNVIGPATVGAISPGAFKIANIGGTIENIINSKLHRAGSCGLVTRSGGLFNELGNIISINADGIAEGVAIGGDRFVGSVFIDNLLRMEKNPEVKYTVLLGEVGGTEEYKIIEAIKDGRIKKPMIGWCIGTIAKHFSSGVQFGHAGASANADAETAATKNKAMAEVGIYVPKSFNDLPAMINKVYEELKANGTIEEIVEQELKTIPKTRRSKEFICTISDDRGDECTYAGFPISSVATPETGKGIGDVISLLWFKKQYPTWATQFIETVMKTVADHGPAVSGAHNAKVTARAGKSVVESLVTGLLTIGPRFGGAIDGAAKYFKHADDNNLSPAEFLNYMKKEGVPIPGIGHRIKSLKNPDLRVEGLKKFAKDYFPSTPLLDYALTVEQLTTSKKENLILNVDGTIGILMVDMWRALNYPEFEIDEFVESGTLNSFFIVGRSIGFIGHILDEKRLAMPMYRHPMDDIFYDVQEAEEV
- a CDS encoding type II secretion system protein, whose protein sequence is MKKAFTMLELIFVLIVIGVLAAVISPQMKSTKLREAAIQVVSHIRYTQHLAMVDDKYGDNSAGANDWYKKRWQIVFGASGAAIGANGKIAYSIFSDDGSDSREYSKPNLNELALSPLSSDKYLSGGYAGILDTDDARASSKMNIGASYSISKVLFTGGCASARVKRLSFDHLGRPLRGTFTSYNKPYIKTATVGLIQTTCNIILRNSEGDVTIAIEPETGYAYIVKS